From a single Shewanella donghaensis genomic region:
- a CDS encoding 6-hydroxymethylpterin diphosphokinase MptE-like protein — translation MATTNSSFNNQFAISQFNEYYLPSINRNTFEKVDSKTAFKNKYKQDIFQEDTLHIILGIDSGLLVNYILDTPVSEGSKYIFIELPAVLSLLNVDIPEDKQDYIKVLDFEGFNDHIETAKDDLFLMKDQLKVTLSLSASTGVIEEYSELYNRVSHLLTSYIESLKANLQQKLFFTEQMYNVVENRQPASLLKDTFCGKTCMVIGGGPSLDENIEWIKCNYNELFIITVSRFASKLSQLGIPAHIIVSIDPQEHSFEVNRDMMSLAKESLLINSHHICHRILAQWQGQSLFLGEQLPWCDTDNIPTIGPTVTNSAVRIAIKMGFNQILLSGVDFCHSSTGMTHAKGSLESKAGSNNSRIYQWVETYAGKLAETPIQLLHAAQTLEEEVALFPHVNVINLSKNAAKLKGITHSTTNELILNPANCSPQQLLDMLPNSTKNHKKFLISLKHNLTKASSAFLNIKKLCDEALYLNSASEKLNINTHRYQSKINKIEKIEAEINRKYPIFSKLIKIYGYFEFSQFLTTKKSGGWSLQQMRTMTAKYYTAYYFIAENLYDLIETSLEITASRLEEIKATPSIPMLTSQWKKHLQPGRSRLWLSNQSSEFISSLTENENTALGNLNKEYQQQLTGFSHPYFSMKEDYENLDNTLAKIIDLKQRKNIPGLALLADKIQPLMKDDSYAVKLFHLTNHYIHLINEDYESALKSVQHIAPADRTEVEMKQILMISLKLHQLDLAEKTLRELAQYSDEYLPQHAHILSLQGNNQQALDMYLNFLDKYPTDENTLIKLGVFLAGLGEINSAKSTFEQILSFNPDNLTASNYLAQLT, via the coding sequence ATGGCAACAACAAACTCATCATTCAATAATCAATTTGCGATCAGCCAGTTTAATGAATATTACCTGCCAAGTATCAACCGTAATACATTTGAAAAAGTAGACTCAAAAACAGCTTTTAAAAACAAATATAAACAAGATATATTTCAAGAAGATACTTTACATATAATTCTAGGGATAGACTCTGGTTTACTAGTCAACTACATCCTAGACACCCCAGTCAGTGAGGGAAGTAAATACATATTTATAGAATTACCAGCTGTGCTATCTTTGCTAAATGTTGATATTCCTGAAGATAAGCAGGACTATATAAAAGTTCTTGATTTCGAGGGCTTCAACGACCATATCGAGACAGCTAAAGACGATCTGTTCTTAATGAAAGATCAATTAAAAGTCACTCTTTCCCTGTCAGCATCAACTGGAGTAATTGAAGAGTATTCAGAGTTATACAATAGGGTTAGCCACCTCCTTACAAGCTACATTGAGTCTCTTAAAGCTAATTTACAACAAAAACTATTTTTTACAGAACAGATGTATAACGTAGTAGAAAATAGACAACCAGCATCTCTATTAAAAGACACTTTTTGTGGTAAAACCTGTATGGTCATTGGTGGTGGACCATCTTTAGATGAAAACATAGAATGGATAAAGTGTAATTACAATGAGTTATTCATTATTACCGTCTCACGATTCGCTTCAAAACTATCTCAGTTAGGTATTCCCGCACATATTATTGTCTCAATAGATCCTCAAGAACATAGTTTTGAAGTTAATCGCGATATGATGAGCTTGGCAAAAGAAAGCTTACTGATTAACTCACATCACATTTGCCATAGAATTTTAGCCCAATGGCAAGGTCAATCACTTTTTCTTGGAGAGCAGCTTCCCTGGTGCGACACTGACAATATTCCGACAATTGGGCCAACAGTAACCAATAGCGCAGTAAGAATTGCCATAAAAATGGGCTTTAACCAAATTTTATTATCTGGCGTTGATTTTTGTCACTCAAGTACCGGCATGACTCATGCAAAAGGCAGCTTAGAATCTAAAGCAGGAAGTAATAATAGTAGGATTTACCAATGGGTAGAAACATATGCAGGTAAGTTAGCTGAAACACCAATACAACTACTTCATGCTGCACAAACATTAGAAGAAGAAGTCGCACTTTTTCCACATGTAAATGTAATTAATCTGTCAAAAAATGCTGCAAAACTGAAGGGAATTACTCATAGTACAACCAATGAATTAATATTAAACCCAGCGAATTGTTCACCTCAACAACTCCTTGATATGTTGCCTAATTCAACTAAAAACCATAAAAAATTCTTAATTTCACTGAAGCATAACCTAACAAAAGCTAGCTCCGCGTTTTTGAACATAAAGAAGCTGTGTGATGAAGCACTATATTTAAATTCGGCATCAGAAAAACTCAACATTAATACTCACCGTTATCAGAGTAAAATAAATAAAATTGAGAAAATAGAAGCTGAAATCAATAGAAAATATCCGATATTCAGTAAGCTCATTAAGATCTATGGTTATTTTGAATTTTCACAGTTTTTGACTACAAAAAAATCTGGAGGTTGGTCGCTTCAACAAATGCGCACAATGACGGCTAAATATTATACCGCCTATTATTTCATCGCTGAAAATTTATATGACTTGATTGAAACCTCTTTAGAAATAACCGCATCCCGATTAGAAGAAATAAAAGCAACCCCTTCCATTCCAATGCTAACTTCCCAATGGAAAAAACACCTTCAGCCTGGGCGTTCTAGACTATGGTTATCTAACCAAAGTTCTGAATTTATCTCCTCTTTAACTGAAAATGAAAATACTGCATTAGGCAACCTGAATAAAGAGTATCAGCAGCAACTGACAGGCTTTTCTCATCCTTATTTCTCCATGAAAGAAGATTATGAAAATCTAGATAATACACTCGCAAAAATTATCGACTTGAAACAGCGGAAAAATATACCAGGGCTTGCATTACTTGCAGATAAGATTCAACCCTTGATGAAAGATGATTCATATGCGGTAAAATTATTCCATTTAACAAATCATTACATTCATCTAATTAATGAAGATTATGAATCTGCATTAAAATCAGTTCAACATATTGCACCAGCCGATAGAACTGAAGTGGAAATGAAGCAAATATTGATGATCTCACTCAAACTGCATCAATTAGATTTAGCGGAAAAAACGCTCAGAGAGTTAGCACAATACAGTGACGAATACCTGCCGCAACATGCCCATATTTTATCTTTACAAGGTAATAATCAACAAGCATTAGATATGTATCTAAATTTCCTAGATAAATATCCCACCGATGAAAACACACTAATTAAGCTAGGTGTTTTTCTTGCAGGGCTTGGGGAAATAAATAGTGCTAAATCCACTTTTGAACAGATACTATCGTTTAATCCAGATAACCTAACCGCATCCAACTATTTAGCGCAGCTAACTTGA
- a CDS encoding motility associated factor glycosyltransferase family protein produces the protein MGDVPSLLIDKSNLNIINVAPLNLSLFALLLTYTDQSEWLSDPRVNLIQPEQYQLAENYLAIAADLVLADEHNCVIRDFLVMENNREFINSVHSANDREIEELHKLNLEALNRDPSAEHIKLNTKNNTKASIIASGPTLEVHYEALKKQRNLPPQERPTMIVVDTALVALTSQGIIPDIVVTLDKNITLQHFPEKLPSDTSLVYFPHSNPDVINSWKGKKFNAYSNRPIFDECHKNSPKIRLYTNGSVIHPTVDLAVQLGLQEISLYGCDFSYPHNKTHAYWQDGVLGPSINLKKNHWVLNGHNQRVPTDLNFRAYLRYLEIYILAKPEIKFYQSSKLGAKIAGTHYRD, from the coding sequence ATGGGAGATGTTCCCAGCTTGCTCATTGATAAGAGCAATCTAAACATCATTAATGTAGCACCGTTAAACCTTAGTCTCTTCGCATTATTATTAACCTATACAGACCAAAGTGAATGGCTATCAGATCCAAGAGTCAACTTAATTCAGCCCGAGCAATATCAGTTAGCCGAAAATTATTTAGCTATAGCAGCAGATTTAGTTTTAGCTGATGAACACAATTGTGTCATACGTGATTTTTTAGTCATGGAAAACAATCGTGAATTTATCAATTCAGTTCACTCAGCCAATGACCGAGAGATTGAAGAACTACATAAACTCAATTTGGAGGCTTTAAATAGAGACCCAAGTGCAGAACACATCAAATTAAACACAAAAAATAATACTAAAGCGAGTATTATTGCTTCAGGTCCAACACTCGAAGTCCATTATGAAGCGCTAAAGAAACAGCGAAATTTACCGCCTCAAGAAAGACCAACAATGATTGTAGTAGATACTGCATTAGTAGCGTTAACAAGCCAAGGTATTATCCCAGATATCGTAGTAACTCTTGATAAAAACATTACTTTACAGCATTTTCCTGAGAAATTACCAAGTGATACAAGCCTAGTTTATTTCCCTCACTCAAACCCTGATGTGATAAATAGTTGGAAAGGGAAAAAGTTTAACGCTTACTCTAATAGACCCATTTTTGATGAATGTCACAAAAATTCGCCTAAGATAAGATTGTATACCAACGGTAGTGTTATTCACCCAACTGTTGATTTAGCCGTTCAACTCGGACTGCAAGAGATTAGCCTATATGGATGTGATTTTAGTTACCCACATAATAAAACACACGCATACTGGCAAGATGGAGTATTAGGTCCCTCAATAAATTTAAAAAAGAATCACTGGGTATTAAATGGGCACAATCAACGTGTACCCACAGACCTAAACTTTAGAGCCTATTTAAGATACCTAGAAATATATATATTGGCTAAGCCTGAAATCAAGTTTTATCAGTCAAGTAAGCTCGGAGCCAAAATTGCTGGCACTCATTACAGAGATTAA
- the pseB gene encoding UDP-N-acetylglucosamine 4,6-dehydratase (inverting): protein MFDNKSILITGGTGSFGYKYTKTLLQRYKPKRIIILSRDELKQYEMQQVFNEPCMRYFIGDVRDGERLNQAFKDVDYVIHAAALKQVPAAEYNPMECIKTNIHGAENVIRAAISNNVKKVIALSTDKAANPVNLYGATKLASDKLFVAANNMVGEGQTRFSAVRYGNVVGSRGSVVPFFQQLVDNGSDHIPITHLEMTRFWISLQHGVDFVLNNFERMLGGEIFIPKIPSIKVVDLAASIAPNLPIKEIGIRPGEKLHEMMCPGDMSYHTYEFKDHFVIAPAIKFFSRSNDFSTNALDEQGSLVEPGFEYTSDANPEFLSVEDISNFNKAAMS from the coding sequence ATGTTTGATAATAAATCAATACTCATTACTGGCGGCACAGGTTCATTTGGTTATAAATATACCAAAACATTGCTTCAACGCTATAAACCTAAACGCATCATTATATTGTCTCGAGATGAGTTAAAACAGTATGAAATGCAACAAGTGTTTAACGAGCCTTGTATGCGTTATTTCATTGGCGATGTGCGAGACGGTGAGCGCTTAAACCAAGCGTTTAAAGATGTAGATTACGTAATCCATGCAGCAGCATTAAAACAAGTACCCGCAGCGGAATACAATCCAATGGAGTGTATTAAAACCAACATTCATGGTGCTGAAAATGTAATTCGTGCAGCTATCAGTAATAATGTCAAAAAGGTCATTGCACTATCCACAGATAAAGCAGCAAACCCTGTAAACTTATATGGTGCAACCAAACTGGCATCCGATAAATTGTTTGTAGCTGCCAATAATATGGTTGGCGAAGGCCAAACTCGATTTTCTGCAGTACGCTACGGCAATGTTGTTGGCTCTAGAGGATCTGTCGTGCCCTTTTTTCAACAATTAGTTGACAATGGTAGTGATCATATCCCAATCACTCACCTTGAAATGACCAGATTTTGGATAAGCCTTCAACATGGTGTTGATTTTGTTTTGAACAATTTTGAGCGCATGTTGGGAGGAGAAATTTTTATTCCCAAAATACCTTCCATCAAAGTTGTAGATCTAGCAGCATCCATAGCACCTAACCTGCCGATAAAAGAGATCGGAATTAGGCCTGGAGAGAAACTTCATGAAATGATGTGCCCTGGTGATATGTCTTATCATACTTATGAGTTTAAAGATCATTTTGTAATTGCCCCAGCGATTAAGTTTTTTAGTCGTAGCAATGACTTTTCAACTAATGCCCTAGATGAACAGGGAAGTTTAGTTGAACCTGGATTTGAATATACATCTGACGCTAACCCAGAGTTTCTCTCTGTTGAAGATATTAGTAATTTCAATAAGGCTGCGATGTCATGA
- the pseC gene encoding UDP-4-amino-4,6-dideoxy-N-acetyl-beta-L-altrosamine transaminase: protein MIPYGRQNITQEDIDSVINVLQGDFLTQGPAVPAFEKSLCDITTAHYAIATTNATSALHLACLALNVGPSSRVWTSTISFVASANCARYCGANIDFIDVDANSGNMSITSLKEKLADAKINSTLPNVVIPVHLAGTSCDMQQIHALSLEYNFAIIEDASHAVGGLFQGKMIGSCQYSDITVFSFHPVKIITTAEGGMALTNKNDLAEKMQHLRSHGVTRDEQLMTEDSHGAWYYQQLSLGFNYRMTDMQAALGISQSKRLTEIINKRRSIAQNYHRLLSELEIDLPSLATMGKDDSAWHLFIIRLKDQSKRAMVFNKLRKAEIWVNVHYIPIHTQPYYQELGFNWGDYPQAEDFYSRIISLPMYPELTLIQQEFIAEVLREALLN, encoded by the coding sequence ATGATCCCTTATGGCCGCCAAAATATTACTCAGGAAGATATAGACTCTGTCATCAATGTATTACAGGGTGATTTTTTAACTCAAGGGCCAGCAGTCCCCGCATTTGAAAAATCCTTATGTGATATAACAACCGCCCACTATGCTATTGCAACAACAAACGCCACTTCAGCATTACATTTAGCTTGTTTAGCGCTGAATGTAGGACCAAGCTCAAGAGTATGGACATCAACAATTAGCTTTGTCGCTTCTGCAAATTGTGCGAGATACTGCGGCGCTAATATCGACTTTATTGATGTTGATGCCAACAGTGGCAATATGTCTATTACTTCATTGAAAGAAAAATTAGCCGATGCCAAGATAAATAGCACTTTACCTAACGTAGTGATACCGGTTCATTTAGCGGGTACCAGTTGCGACATGCAACAGATACATGCTCTAAGCCTAGAGTATAACTTTGCCATTATTGAAGATGCTTCTCATGCCGTTGGAGGGCTGTTTCAAGGAAAAATGATAGGCAGCTGTCAGTATAGTGATATTACTGTTTTCAGTTTTCATCCAGTTAAAATTATTACTACCGCTGAAGGTGGAATGGCGCTAACAAATAAAAATGACCTAGCTGAAAAAATGCAACACTTGAGAAGTCACGGCGTCACTCGAGATGAACAATTGATGACAGAGGATAGTCATGGTGCTTGGTATTATCAACAGTTGTCATTAGGGTTCAATTATCGTATGACGGATATGCAAGCCGCTCTAGGAATAAGCCAAAGCAAACGTTTAACAGAGATAATCAATAAACGCAGAAGTATTGCCCAGAATTACCATAGGTTATTATCAGAACTAGAAATTGACTTACCCTCATTAGCAACCATGGGTAAGGATGATAGCGCATGGCATTTATTTATAATTAGATTGAAAGATCAATCAAAGCGAGCAATGGTTTTCAATAAACTCCGAAAAGCAGAGATATGGGTAAATGTGCACTATATTCCAATACACACTCAGCCATATTATCAAGAGTTAGGGTTTAATTGGGGTGATTACCCACAAGCAGAAGACTTTTATTCACGCATAATTAGCCTTCCAATGTATCCAGAACTAACATTGATTCAGCAAGAGTTTATCGCTGAAGTGCTAAGAGAAGCGCTCCTAAATTAA
- the pseI gene encoding pseudaminic acid synthase, with protein MTSPFITIEGRKIGRDYPPYIVAELSANHNGDFERAKQILAMAKRCNANAVKLQTYSADTITLNSTNEEFMIRGGLWDGKSLYELYQWAQMPWEWHKPLFDYAKQLGITIFSSPFDNSAVDLLEDLNAPAYKVASFEAIDIPLIKYIAGTKKPMIISTGMANSDEITEAVEAARSGGCKELALLHCVSSYPAPSSEYNLRTIADMQKRYGVVVGLSDHTIHNITAISAISIGAGIVEKHVTLDRKGGGPDDSFSLEELELAELCEHSKIAWEAVGKVDYSQQSSEKATVKYRRSLYIVNDKKVGDVIRAEDLRSVRPGFGLGPKYFEDLIGRKLNTAVKANSATSWEIFED; from the coding sequence ATGACAAGTCCATTTATCACAATTGAAGGTAGAAAAATTGGTAGGGACTATCCTCCTTATATTGTTGCAGAATTGTCAGCTAACCATAATGGTGATTTTGAACGAGCTAAACAAATTCTTGCGATGGCTAAGCGCTGTAATGCTAATGCGGTTAAGTTACAAACATACAGTGCAGATACCATTACATTAAATTCAACAAACGAAGAGTTTATGATCCGTGGTGGCTTATGGGATGGAAAAAGCCTTTATGAGCTATATCAATGGGCGCAAATGCCATGGGAATGGCATAAGCCATTATTTGATTATGCGAAGCAACTTGGAATCACCATTTTTAGCTCACCTTTTGACAATTCAGCTGTCGATTTACTTGAAGATTTGAATGCTCCGGCCTATAAAGTTGCATCTTTTGAAGCAATCGATATTCCGTTGATTAAATATATTGCTGGTACTAAGAAACCGATGATAATTTCCACTGGTATGGCAAATTCAGATGAAATAACCGAGGCAGTTGAAGCTGCGCGTTCAGGTGGATGTAAAGAGCTTGCCCTATTGCATTGTGTAAGTAGTTATCCCGCGCCGTCATCAGAGTACAATTTACGAACTATTGCTGATATGCAAAAACGCTACGGTGTCGTAGTAGGCCTTTCTGATCATACTATTCATAATATTACTGCGATATCGGCGATCTCAATTGGGGCTGGAATAGTTGAAAAGCATGTAACTCTTGACCGAAAAGGGGGGGGGCCTGATGATTCTTTTTCGTTAGAAGAGTTAGAGTTAGCTGAGTTATGCGAGCATTCAAAAATAGCATGGGAAGCAGTTGGAAAAGTAGATTACTCCCAACAGTCAAGTGAGAAAGCTACGGTTAAATATCGACGCTCTTTATACATAGTCAATGATAAAAAAGTGGGCGATGTCATTAGAGCGGAAGATCTACGTAGTGTACGTCCGGGTTTTGGGCTTGGGCCTAAATACTTTGAAGATCTGATAGGCCGTAAGCTAAATACTGCTGTAAAAGCGAATTCCGCAACGAGTTGGGAAATATTTGAAGATTAA
- a CDS encoding phytanoyl-CoA dioxygenase family protein, with amino-acid sequence MNSYIDSFQKDGYVILPNMISTQQCAHFRALLEKDYLNYSDLYANATSSKGELSDKSKEKVVFNLHNKSLDWFSLFENETVLSILDVVLKQGSYNNAEPYYLNNVSARSPAKGDTKQQMHIDSGLPGVNYCLKANVIWLLDDFTIENGATRIIPGSHKWTEFPPNGEPQHEVEYITAPQGSVLIFNANLWHGGGPNYTASSRWALLLGYARWFIKPSFDFMKNTPENIVDKMTTEQKQLLGFHLTPPKDEFTRLRRVASIPENPQSYELPLSKS; translated from the coding sequence ATGAACTCTTATATAGACAGTTTTCAAAAAGATGGCTATGTCATTCTTCCCAATATGATTAGCACGCAGCAATGTGCTCACTTTAGAGCGCTTTTAGAAAAAGATTATCTAAATTACTCTGATTTATATGCTAATGCTACTTCGTCAAAGGGCGAGTTATCAGACAAATCAAAAGAGAAAGTCGTGTTTAATCTGCACAATAAATCTTTGGATTGGTTTAGTTTATTTGAAAATGAAACAGTGCTTTCAATATTGGATGTGGTTCTTAAACAAGGAAGCTACAATAATGCTGAACCCTATTATTTAAATAATGTATCTGCACGCAGTCCTGCTAAAGGTGATACTAAGCAGCAAATGCATATTGATAGCGGCTTACCAGGTGTTAATTATTGTTTGAAGGCCAATGTTATTTGGCTATTAGACGATTTTACGATTGAAAATGGTGCGACTAGAATCATTCCCGGTAGCCATAAGTGGACCGAGTTTCCTCCTAATGGTGAACCACAGCATGAGGTTGAATATATTACTGCTCCTCAAGGGAGTGTATTGATATTTAATGCTAATTTATGGCATGGCGGAGGCCCTAATTATACAGCTAGTAGCCGTTGGGCTTTACTTTTAGGATACGCTAGATGGTTCATTAAACCTTCTTTTGACTTTATGAAAAATACGCCAGAAAATATTGTTGATAAAATGACAACTGAACAAAAGCAATTACTCGGCTTTCATTTAACGCCCCCAAAAGATGAATTTACTCGACTAAGAAGAGTTGCAAGTATTCCTGAGAACCCCCAGTCATATGAATTACCTTTATCTAAGTCATAA
- a CDS encoding class I SAM-dependent methyltransferase → MKQNSYDIQPNEKYGFLQVTPTPSAEEINRFYAEEFYSSDYKNFNNSSLEVQVADREFMEGTWSDQACEIELQLEKPLSEIELLDVGCGWAQSLLHFKKLGVSCYGFDPALEAVEYANTQGLNVKHCGVETMNVFDNKRFDVVMLNNVLEHLADPIRVLTEIRESVIKEGGLIIITVPNEFNAFQMAAQKLHKLEQWWVTPPAHLNYFSRSTLQNLLSGCGFQNGLAMSSFPLELFLLMGDNYVGNRETGKECHKRRVQFEMNLRNLGEEKTLKKFYQSLAEVNLGRQITCYAKAI, encoded by the coding sequence ATGAAACAGAATAGTTATGACATTCAGCCAAATGAAAAATATGGCTTCTTACAGGTTACTCCTACGCCATCTGCTGAAGAGATTAACCGTTTTTACGCTGAAGAGTTTTACTCTAGCGATTACAAAAACTTTAATAACTCTTCTTTGGAAGTACAGGTTGCTGATAGAGAGTTTATGGAAGGGACGTGGAGTGATCAGGCGTGTGAAATTGAGTTGCAGCTTGAAAAACCGCTTTCTGAAATAGAATTATTAGATGTTGGTTGCGGCTGGGCTCAGTCGTTACTTCATTTTAAAAAGCTGGGTGTGAGTTGCTATGGCTTTGACCCTGCATTAGAAGCCGTGGAGTATGCTAATACTCAGGGGTTAAATGTAAAACACTGTGGTGTTGAAACCATGAATGTATTCGATAATAAACGCTTTGATGTTGTTATGTTGAATAACGTTTTGGAACATTTAGCTGATCCGATAAGGGTCTTGACTGAGATCCGTGAAAGCGTAATAAAAGAAGGTGGGTTAATTATTATAACTGTACCTAATGAATTTAATGCTTTTCAAATGGCAGCTCAGAAACTTCACAAGCTCGAGCAGTGGTGGGTTACACCGCCAGCTCATTTGAATTATTTCTCACGTAGTACTTTACAGAACTTATTGAGTGGTTGTGGCTTTCAAAATGGGTTAGCAATGTCTTCATTCCCGTTAGAGTTATTCTTGTTAATGGGTGATAATTATGTTGGCAATCGGGAAACTGGAAAAGAGTGTCATAAACGAAGAGTTCAATTTGAGATGAATTTACGTAATCTAGGTGAAGAGAAAACCTTAAAGAAGTTTTATCAGTCATTAGCTGAGGTGAATTTAGGCCGCCAGATTACTTGCTATGCAAAGGCAATATAA
- a CDS encoding WbqC family protein, which produces MKISIMQPTFLPWSGFFNLMANVDLFIFLDDAQFQKGSWHNRNRIALNSSAHWVTVPINHDHLGQSIENTMINDQRPWREKMVRTLKQVYSKHEHAQELFHFTDLILNESFTSLAQMNIAIIQMMAQKMNVKCQIVKSSELSIQGVRTERLLSILNKVNATHYLSPQGARDYLTDDGFENQNDIDLSYQVFKPTLYVQKSVTTFIPQLSMLDVVMNLGWAKSALYIK; this is translated from the coding sequence ATGAAAATATCCATTATGCAGCCCACTTTTTTACCATGGAGTGGCTTTTTTAATTTAATGGCGAATGTGGATTTATTCATTTTTTTAGATGATGCGCAGTTTCAAAAAGGCTCATGGCACAACAGAAATAGAATCGCGTTAAATTCTTCTGCTCATTGGGTCACAGTACCTATAAATCATGATCATTTAGGGCAATCGATAGAAAATACAATGATTAATGATCAGAGGCCTTGGCGTGAAAAAATGGTACGAACGTTAAAGCAAGTGTACTCAAAACATGAGCATGCTCAAGAGTTATTCCATTTTACAGATCTGATATTAAACGAGTCTTTTACTTCTTTAGCTCAAATGAACATAGCTATTATTCAAATGATGGCACAAAAAATGAATGTTAAATGCCAGATCGTCAAATCTAGTGAATTAAGTATACAAGGTGTTAGAACTGAAAGGCTGTTGTCTATTTTAAATAAAGTAAATGCGACTCATTATTTGTCTCCTCAAGGAGCTAGAGATTATTTAACCGATGATGGCTTTGAAAATCAAAATGACATAGATCTATCTTATCAAGTGTTTAAGCCGACTTTATACGTTCAAAAAAGTGTGACAACTTTTATTCCTCAATTATCGATGCTAGATGTTGTAATGAATTTAGGCTGGGCAAAGTCAGCTTTGTATATCAAATAA
- the pseG gene encoding UDP-2,4-diacetamido-2,4,6-trideoxy-beta-L-altropyranose hydrolase → MSTHISSETVVFRVDSSVQIGYGHLMRCLTLAVELRKQGAECYFLCRDLSGHNASILEKNDFTVYLLPAKETEQSPTCHEEAMPWHYYWLEVSWLTDVSQCMQHFKRLKPSIIIVDHYALDVNWERQAKLYCNKLMVIDDLADREHYCDFLLDYNLSVASNSYQQLIPAFCRQFLGGKYTLLRNEFLLWRTKSQVRRINNKLESILVTFGGADPDNNSEKVLEIIANLPFKLVRINVVVSDKALHLQSLKRFASRMSISTKIHTNVNNMAELMAVADLAIGSGGGSTYERLFLELPSLLKPIAKNQVEPLTQMSEQGLFTLFDSYSELKSILLTLWDTKIPKIESPVLFGVPLVSRLLLSKQVILSDVKCWDVRRTFRWLQSKELQKAFLVSSPPQISRHFSYWRSLLQAKNQFVFSIIKDGKHLGNIGVKHIDYEKSEAEAWIYIGESSEHHSGVGSAALFLLEKFIKETLLIHQVIIHVSQTNQPALSFYNKQCYKENSDSLTAEFSDKNVIQMRKNL, encoded by the coding sequence ATGAGTACTCATATAAGCAGTGAAACAGTTGTCTTTAGAGTCGATTCTAGTGTTCAAATTGGTTATGGTCATTTGATGCGATGTCTGACGTTAGCTGTTGAACTTCGAAAGCAAGGCGCTGAGTGTTACTTTTTGTGTAGAGACTTAAGCGGTCATAATGCTTCAATTCTTGAGAAAAATGATTTTACTGTTTATTTGTTGCCAGCAAAAGAAACAGAACAATCGCCCACTTGTCATGAAGAAGCTATGCCTTGGCATTATTATTGGCTTGAAGTGAGTTGGTTGACTGATGTTAGTCAATGCATGCAGCATTTTAAGCGCTTAAAACCTAGTATTATCATCGTTGATCATTATGCCCTAGATGTTAATTGGGAGCGCCAGGCTAAACTATACTGTAATAAATTGATGGTTATTGATGATTTAGCAGACCGAGAACATTATTGTGATTTTTTGCTAGATTATAATTTAAGCGTGGCTTCTAACAGTTATCAGCAGCTCATTCCTGCATTTTGCCGTCAATTTTTAGGTGGGAAATACACTTTACTTCGTAATGAATTCTTACTTTGGAGAACAAAAAGCCAAGTTCGACGTATTAATAATAAACTGGAATCTATTTTAGTGACTTTTGGGGGGGCTGACCCTGACAACAATAGTGAGAAAGTGTTGGAGATCATTGCAAATTTACCTTTCAAACTAGTCAGAATAAATGTTGTGGTTAGTGATAAAGCATTACACCTACAGTCGCTAAAACGTTTTGCTTCCAGAATGTCAATTAGCACTAAAATACATACTAATGTCAATAATATGGCTGAATTGATGGCTGTTGCAGATCTTGCAATAGGCTCAGGTGGAGGAAGTACCTATGAACGATTATTTTTAGAATTACCTTCATTGTTAAAGCCTATCGCAAAAAATCAAGTCGAGCCGTTAACCCAAATGAGTGAGCAAGGTTTATTTACCCTTTTTGATAGTTATTCTGAATTAAAGAGTATTTTATTAACCCTCTGGGATACAAAAATACCTAAAATCGAATCTCCTGTTCTTTTTGGCGTACCTCTAGTGAGTCGATTGTTATTATCTAAGCAGGTCATATTATCTGATGTTAAATGCTGGGATGTTCGTCGAACATTTAGATGGTTGCAAAGTAAGGAATTGCAGAAGGCATTTTTAGTTTCTTCTCCCCCTCAAATATCCCGTCATTTTTCTTATTGGAGAAGTTTGCTACAAGCAAAAAATCAGTTTGTTTTCAGTATAATTAAAGATGGGAAGCATCTAGGAAATATAGGTGTAAAACATATCGATTATGAGAAAAGTGAGGCTGAAGCTTGGATATATATTGGGGAATCATCCGAACATCATTCAGGCGTTGGATCTGCGGCACTCTTTTTATTAGAGAAGTTTATAAAAGAAACCTTATTAATTCATCAGGTTATTATACATGTATCACAAACAAATCAGCCGGCATTATCTTTTTATAATAAGCAATGTTACAAAGAAAATTCAGACTCATTGACTGCTGAGTTTTCTGATAAAAATGTAATACAGATGAGAAAAAATTTATGA